The following are from one region of the Halodesulfovibrio sp. MK-HDV genome:
- a CDS encoding ABC transporter ATP-binding protein, giving the protein MAEYVNKRTNRDAFRGQTPFVRLQGISKHFGKVRANHEINLDIRPGMIKALLGENGAGKSTLMSILSGRFQQTSGDILVDDTPTVFASPKDAIKAGIGMVYQHFMLVESMTVAQNVLLGQEKAFLINPKEQEKEVAALAEQYGLPIAPSAIVSSLSMGEKQRVEILKLLYRDSRVLILDEPTAVLTPTETEQLFDAMWRMADQGKSLVFISHKLKEVMAVADEVAILRKGEVVDEFKEADVPNETVLANRMVGRDVELSLDAQPVELGATVLDVQDLEGDGLEDIMLSVKKGEIVAIAGVAGNGQKELVEVICGLRKPIKGEVSILGLDWHDFYPRPPRKGRSLAYIPEDRQGLATCKFVDLVDNFLLTTRHSFTTGPFLNRSKAIDQTVEIVEQFNVQPGHIDADARSLSGGNLQKLVIGREFFRQPDIIVAENPTQGLDISATEEVWQRLLEVRKRAGILLITSELNEALQLADRIAVMYRGRIIDQFPKSNRKKVDSIGLMMAGVTPE; this is encoded by the coding sequence GTGGCAGAATACGTTAATAAACGAACCAATCGTGACGCTTTTAGAGGACAGACTCCGTTTGTCCGTCTCCAAGGCATCAGCAAGCATTTTGGTAAAGTGCGTGCTAACCACGAAATTAATCTCGATATTCGCCCCGGAATGATTAAAGCTTTGCTTGGTGAGAACGGCGCGGGTAAATCTACCCTTATGTCTATTCTTTCCGGCAGATTTCAGCAGACTTCCGGTGACATTCTCGTAGATGATACCCCCACAGTGTTTGCGTCTCCAAAAGATGCGATTAAAGCAGGCATCGGCATGGTGTATCAGCATTTCATGTTGGTAGAATCCATGACAGTGGCGCAGAACGTCCTTCTCGGTCAGGAAAAAGCATTTCTCATTAATCCCAAAGAGCAGGAAAAAGAAGTAGCAGCACTAGCGGAGCAATACGGCTTGCCGATTGCTCCTTCCGCAATTGTTTCTTCTCTCTCTATGGGTGAAAAGCAGCGCGTTGAGATTCTCAAGCTTTTGTATCGCGACAGCCGCGTGCTTATCCTTGATGAACCAACAGCCGTTCTTACACCAACCGAGACTGAACAGCTTTTTGATGCCATGTGGCGCATGGCTGACCAAGGTAAATCTCTTGTCTTCATTTCCCATAAGCTTAAAGAAGTTATGGCTGTGGCAGACGAGGTCGCCATTCTCCGTAAAGGTGAAGTGGTAGATGAATTTAAGGAAGCAGACGTTCCGAACGAAACCGTGCTCGCAAACCGCATGGTTGGTCGTGACGTTGAGCTTTCTCTTGATGCGCAGCCAGTAGAACTCGGTGCAACCGTTTTGGATGTACAGGATCTCGAAGGCGACGGACTCGAAGACATCATGCTTTCCGTTAAGAAAGGTGAAATTGTCGCCATCGCCGGCGTAGCAGGGAATGGTCAAAAAGAGCTTGTAGAAGTGATCTGCGGACTCCGTAAGCCGATCAAAGGTGAAGTTTCAATCCTCGGATTGGACTGGCATGACTTCTACCCTCGACCTCCAAGGAAAGGGCGTTCACTCGCCTATATTCCAGAAGATCGTCAAGGTCTTGCGACCTGCAAATTTGTTGACCTCGTTGACAACTTCCTTCTCACAACGCGTCATTCGTTTACAACAGGCCCGTTCTTAAATCGCAGTAAAGCAATCGATCAAACAGTAGAGATTGTAGAGCAGTTTAACGTACAGCCTGGGCACATCGACGCAGATGCACGTTCGCTTTCCGGTGGTAACCTGCAAAAGCTTGTTATCGGGCGTGAATTTTTTCGCCAGCCAGATATCATCGTTGCAGAAAACCCGACGCAGGGACTTGATATCTCAGCGACTGAAGAAGTATGGCAGCGTCTACTTGAAGTGCGTAAGCGCGCAGGTATTTTGCTCATTACATCAGAGCTGAACGAGGCACTGCAACTCGCAGACCGCATCGCAGTTATGTACCGCGGACGCATTATCGATCAGTTCCCAAAATCGAATAGAAAAAAAGTCGACTCAATCGGACTTATGATGGCAGGCGTTACTCCAGAGTAG
- a CDS encoding phosphoethanolamine transferase, translated as MAPSRPNITLSLLAVAFACMMYVPLSRLTPAYAFFAFSYLVLFNYSIFSIAIRLKKIVSILLPVIFCMSLVGAYLYTFLNIKISDNLLFLLLETTTGEANEALTPGFILSIVTALALSIAAHIGIKKCETPPKLKWPIILLLLLIPINIALSKFSKHPIAKQLRPAIATKYAFPFCVIDSVANFSIRWVQYKTRPKPQSSALLESEYVFQKQSDPLTLIFIIGESARADHFQINGYGRNTTPRLSKEKNVITYGGIKSFAAMTRVSVPAMLTPATSKKPNIKTNSFLDLFVKYGFSTAWISANSRVAYSSDMPTTRIMGNAQQTIFRNDFTTADYSEFRDEMMVPVVQKVLASTQGNRVIVVHTRGSHFNYSTKYSAKYRTFTPDKYKSYSNLGTVINAYDNSIIATDGFLANVYDMVKEQNALVIYSSDHGESLGEDGIFMHGNDKRPEQRNVPFIVWYSDKYAELNPTYVAALKDQVGKRLSHDVLFPWTVNLGGITLKNTSLPVLIAN; from the coding sequence ATGGCTCCTTCACGTCCGAATATTACTCTTTCTTTACTGGCTGTAGCTTTCGCATGCATGATGTACGTACCACTATCACGCCTTACTCCTGCGTATGCCTTTTTCGCTTTTTCATACTTAGTGCTTTTTAACTACAGTATCTTTTCAATCGCGATACGGCTCAAAAAAATTGTATCTATTCTGCTGCCAGTAATTTTCTGCATGAGTCTTGTCGGGGCATATTTGTATACGTTCCTGAACATCAAGATCAGTGACAACCTACTCTTTCTCTTATTGGAAACAACAACAGGAGAAGCAAATGAAGCCCTCACCCCGGGATTCATTCTTTCCATTGTCACTGCACTTGCCCTGTCCATAGCAGCACATATCGGCATAAAAAAATGTGAAACACCGCCAAAGCTGAAATGGCCAATCATCCTACTCTTACTACTTATTCCTATCAATATCGCACTGTCCAAATTCAGCAAGCATCCGATAGCAAAACAATTACGTCCTGCTATCGCCACAAAATATGCGTTCCCATTCTGTGTAATTGATTCAGTTGCCAACTTTTCAATCAGATGGGTTCAGTACAAAACACGACCAAAGCCACAAAGTTCTGCTTTGCTTGAATCGGAATACGTATTCCAAAAGCAATCTGACCCGCTAACACTCATTTTTATTATCGGAGAATCTGCAAGGGCTGACCATTTCCAAATCAATGGATATGGCCGCAACACCACGCCCCGACTTTCAAAAGAAAAAAATGTCATCACATACGGTGGGATTAAATCTTTTGCGGCAATGACTCGCGTATCTGTTCCTGCCATGCTCACGCCTGCAACAAGTAAAAAACCTAATATTAAAACAAACTCTTTTCTCGATTTGTTTGTAAAATATGGGTTCTCTACAGCATGGATTTCTGCAAACAGCCGTGTTGCCTACAGCAGTGACATGCCGACAACTCGCATCATGGGCAATGCTCAACAGACCATTTTCCGTAATGACTTCACCACCGCAGACTACTCTGAGTTCAGAGATGAAATGATGGTACCCGTAGTCCAAAAAGTTCTCGCTAGCACACAAGGCAACAGAGTCATCGTAGTGCATACCCGCGGAAGTCATTTCAACTATTCGACAAAATATTCTGCAAAATACCGCACATTCACTCCAGACAAATACAAAAGCTATTCCAATCTGGGCACAGTGATAAACGCCTATGACAACAGTATTATTGCAACCGATGGATTCTTAGCAAACGTCTACGACATGGTTAAAGAGCAAAACGCGCTCGTCATCTACTCATCAGATCATGGTGAATCCCTAGGTGAGGATGGCATATTCATGCACGGTAACGACAAAAGACCAGAGCAACGCAACGTGCCTTTCATTGTCTGGTACTCTGACAAATATGCCGAACTAAATCCCACATACGTTGCCGCACTCAAAGATCAAGTAGGCAAAAGGCTCTCGCATGATGTTCTATTCCCGTGGACTGTGAACCTCGGGGGAATTACACTCAAAAATACTTCACTGCCTGTCTTGATTGCTAACTAG
- a CDS encoding carboxymuconolactone decarboxylase family protein encodes MNSQRFTSGLEKLHEIDGEAGKTVIDSLQSIAPDLAKYTIEFPFGDIYQRPGLDLQKRELVTVAALAALGHCQPQLRVHTHGALNVGCQPDEIVETVIQMTVYAGFPAALNAMFTVKEVFIERGIIETE; translated from the coding sequence ATGAACAGTCAACGCTTTACATCCGGGCTAGAAAAACTTCACGAAATCGACGGCGAAGCAGGTAAAACAGTCATAGACAGCCTACAATCTATTGCGCCTGATCTTGCCAAATATACCATCGAATTTCCGTTCGGAGATATCTACCAACGTCCCGGATTAGACCTTCAAAAACGTGAACTTGTGACTGTCGCAGCACTTGCCGCACTCGGCCATTGTCAGCCACAGCTAAGGGTGCATACACACGGAGCACTCAACGTAGGCTGCCAACCGGATGAAATAGTCGAAACCGTTATTCAGATGACTGTTTACGCAGGATTTCCGGCAGCCCTGAATGCCATGTTTACAGTAAAAGAAGTCTTCATTGAGCGCGGAATAATTGAGACTGAGTAG
- a CDS encoding ABC transporter permease yields the protein MGLELIIPILAATIQSGTPILYATLGEMLTERSGVLNLGVEGMMIIGAFFAFLASYYTGNPWFAFVCAGTIAGLFGLAHAVVCLIFQGNQVVSGLALTILGVGLADFLGTGFVGTSAVGFSAFDVPVLSSIPAIGDIFFKQDALVYVSYCLPFLFWFFMNRTRWGLALGAAGENPAACFAAGLNPVKLRWVGIFFGGFLCGLGGAYLSLAYTHLWANNMTAGRGWIAVALVIFAFWRPGRAMFGAYLFGGIMAFQMRLQAVGATLPSSLLLMLPYALTIVVLLFSSARGKGRQAPAALGVNIEPGE from the coding sequence GTGGGCTTAGAACTTATTATTCCTATTCTGGCTGCGACTATTCAGTCCGGTACACCGATTCTGTATGCAACTCTTGGTGAGATGCTGACGGAGCGTTCCGGCGTGCTGAACCTTGGTGTTGAAGGTATGATGATTATTGGCGCATTTTTCGCGTTCCTTGCCTCATACTACACAGGTAACCCTTGGTTTGCTTTTGTTTGCGCTGGCACTATTGCCGGTTTATTCGGGTTAGCACACGCTGTTGTTTGCCTTATCTTCCAAGGTAACCAAGTTGTATCCGGTCTTGCTCTTACTATTCTTGGTGTTGGTCTTGCGGACTTCCTCGGTACAGGTTTCGTAGGAACGTCTGCTGTAGGCTTTTCAGCATTTGATGTTCCGGTACTTTCGTCCATTCCGGCCATCGGCGATATTTTCTTTAAACAGGATGCGCTTGTTTACGTATCCTACTGTTTGCCGTTCTTGTTCTGGTTTTTCATGAACAGAACCCGCTGGGGACTTGCTCTCGGTGCAGCTGGCGAGAACCCTGCTGCATGTTTTGCCGCAGGTCTTAATCCAGTGAAGTTGCGTTGGGTAGGTATTTTCTTTGGCGGCTTCCTATGTGGTCTCGGCGGTGCGTATCTTTCTCTCGCCTACACCCACTTATGGGCAAACAACATGACAGCAGGGCGTGGTTGGATTGCGGTAGCGTTAGTTATCTTTGCATTCTGGCGTCCGGGGCGTGCAATGTTCGGCGCATACCTCTTCGGTGGTATTATGGCGTTCCAAATGCGGTTACAGGCCGTTGGTGCAACATTACCGTCATCATTGCTGCTTATGCTTCCTTACGCACTGACAATTGTTGTTCTTCTTTTTTCCTCAGCTCGAGGCAAGGGGCGTCAGGCTCCTGCGGCTCTCGGCGTGAATATTGAGCCGGGAGAATAG
- a CDS encoding VOC family protein, translated as MKLGYVTLYVDDVQTAITFYENVLGLTLRFKHESNLYAEMETGTTVLAFSQHDLATQLVPQGYQRAHPDNEALGLQIGFDVDNVTETYHKALANGASTVDPPEVKPWNFESAMVKDPSGHLVEFSKPVHAVNPS; from the coding sequence ATGAAGTTAGGATATGTAACTCTCTATGTAGATGACGTTCAAACAGCGATTACGTTCTATGAAAACGTACTGGGCCTGACACTCCGGTTCAAACACGAAAGTAACCTGTATGCAGAAATGGAAACCGGCACCACCGTTCTGGCTTTCTCCCAGCATGACCTTGCAACACAGCTTGTACCGCAAGGCTACCAAAGAGCGCATCCAGACAACGAAGCACTGGGACTACAAATAGGTTTTGACGTTGATAATGTAACCGAAACCTACCACAAGGCTCTTGCTAACGGTGCCAGCACCGTTGACCCTCCAGAAGTAAAACCATGGAATTTTGAATCTGCAATGGTCAAAGATCCTAGTGGTCACCTTGTAGAATTTTCAAAGCCGGTACACGCAGTAAATCCTTCATAA
- a CDS encoding DUF1269 domain-containing protein, with product MADLVVIAYDTELRAEEVRAELLKMAGEYLVDIEDAAIAIHKQNGKVKLHQMHTLTNAGAIGGGFWGVFIGLLALHPLLGLVVGAGAGAAAGALSDVGISDRFMKELGGKLTPGTSALFVLSSKMTSGRVLDRLKGSGGHVMQTSLSHEDEDRLRKAITDT from the coding sequence ATGGCTGATTTGGTGGTAATTGCATATGATACAGAGCTGCGTGCTGAAGAAGTTCGTGCTGAATTATTAAAGATGGCCGGTGAATATCTCGTTGATATCGAAGATGCCGCAATTGCAATCCATAAGCAGAATGGCAAAGTTAAATTGCACCAAATGCATACACTGACAAACGCAGGAGCCATTGGTGGCGGTTTTTGGGGTGTGTTTATAGGGCTTCTTGCATTGCACCCCCTACTTGGATTGGTGGTAGGTGCCGGAGCCGGTGCCGCTGCAGGTGCGTTAAGCGATGTAGGGATTAGCGATAGATTTATGAAAGAGCTTGGCGGTAAACTCACTCCGGGAACTTCTGCTTTGTTTGTTCTGAGCTCAAAAATGACTTCAGGTCGTGTCCTTGATCGGTTGAAAGGAAGCGGTGGGCATGTGATGCAAACATCACTTTCACATGAGGATGAAGATAGGCTGCGCAAAGCCATTACTGATACATAG
- a CDS encoding ABC transporter permease — MLGFTIEKRQEPLKWGSFFIFLGAMIFSLGVSGLLLAIQGKPPLEAMYLLWDGAFAHDWALEDTVLKAIPIFLCSLGVAVCFRMQIWNIGAEGQFAMGAIGATWVVLSMPTAPAWVLMPLMFLAAAVLGAIWAIIPALLREKMGLNEIISTLMFNYIGILFLQFLVYGAWKDPASFGFPMTIVFPDTAIIGEMFGRIHWGVLVCAGAAAALTVFLKHTRLGFEIMVSGENPRAARYARMPYSALVVLVMGICGALAGWAGLIETSATLNRLQPTVVVGYGFTAIVVAWLARLRVTSIAGYSILLAGLRVGVENLQLELQVPASFTGIMQGLILLSVLAGQFFNWYSFQRSKRG, encoded by the coding sequence ATGCTAGGTTTTACTATTGAAAAACGTCAGGAGCCCCTAAAGTGGGGCTCCTTTTTTATCTTTCTGGGCGCGATGATTTTCTCCCTTGGCGTAAGCGGATTGCTGCTGGCTATTCAGGGAAAACCACCGTTAGAAGCAATGTACTTGTTATGGGACGGAGCATTTGCACATGATTGGGCGCTTGAGGATACAGTCCTCAAAGCTATTCCAATTTTTCTCTGTTCTTTAGGGGTTGCAGTTTGCTTCCGTATGCAGATTTGGAATATTGGTGCAGAAGGGCAGTTTGCCATGGGCGCCATTGGTGCAACTTGGGTTGTACTAAGCATGCCGACTGCGCCTGCTTGGGTGCTTATGCCGCTTATGTTCCTTGCGGCAGCGGTGCTTGGTGCTATCTGGGCTATTATTCCAGCATTGCTGCGTGAAAAGATGGGACTCAACGAGATCATTTCGACGCTGATGTTTAACTACATCGGCATCCTGTTCTTGCAATTTCTTGTCTACGGCGCATGGAAAGATCCGGCAAGTTTCGGCTTCCCGATGACTATTGTATTCCCTGACACAGCGATTATCGGTGAAATGTTCGGCCGGATTCATTGGGGTGTATTAGTCTGTGCGGGTGCAGCCGCTGCATTAACCGTATTTTTAAAGCACACTCGCCTTGGTTTCGAAATCATGGTCAGTGGTGAAAATCCTCGTGCTGCCCGTTACGCCCGTATGCCATACAGTGCGCTCGTTGTGCTGGTAATGGGAATATGTGGTGCGTTAGCTGGCTGGGCAGGGCTTATCGAAACTTCTGCAACGCTTAACCGTCTCCAGCCGACAGTTGTTGTTGGCTACGGCTTTACAGCTATTGTTGTGGCATGGCTTGCTCGTCTGCGTGTTACCTCCATTGCAGGATATTCTATTCTGCTTGCAGGGTTGCGCGTTGGTGTAGAAAATTTGCAGCTTGAGTTGCAGGTTCCAGCGTCATTTACCGGCATTATGCAGGGGCTTATTCTGTTAAGCGTTTTGGCTGGACAGTTCTTTAACTGGTATTCATTCCAGAGAAGCAAGCGAGGATAA
- a CDS encoding MerR family transcriptional regulator yields MNIKDFSQATSLSPHTIRYYEKIGLLKNIERNASGHRIFSKNDLLWMEFITRLKETGMPLKQILIYAELRDQGEHTANSRMQLLKDHAQALEERLTQEALHLTKLKEKIAYYDTLITSKNA; encoded by the coding sequence ATGAACATTAAAGATTTTTCCCAAGCTACCAGCCTGTCGCCACACACCATCCGGTATTATGAAAAAATTGGCTTACTCAAAAACATTGAACGTAATGCCAGTGGACACAGAATATTCTCAAAAAATGATCTGCTCTGGATGGAGTTCATTACGCGCCTCAAAGAAACAGGAATGCCCCTCAAACAAATTCTCATATATGCCGAACTACGCGATCAAGGTGAACACACGGCGAATAGCCGTATGCAATTGCTCAAAGATCATGCGCAAGCCCTTGAAGAACGTCTGACTCAAGAAGCATTGCACCTAACGAAGCTTAAAGAAAAGATTGCGTACTACGACACACTCATTACTTCGAAAAACGCTTGA